Part of the Oscillibacter hominis genome is shown below.
GCAGCAACTTTGGGTGCGGCTCCTCCCGCGAGCAGGCTCCGATCGCCCTCAAGTATGCGGGAGTAGGTGCGGTGCTGGCAAAATCCTTTGCCCGGATTTTCTACCGCAACGCCATCAATGTGGGGCTTCCCGTCCTGATCTGCGATACCTCCTCCATTCGGGAGGGAGACCTGGTGCGGATCGATATGGAGGAGGGGAAAGTGGTGGTCAACGGCGAACAGGAGCTTGCTTGCCAGGCCCTTTCCCCCATTATGCAGCGCATTTTGGAAAGCGGCGGGCTGGCCTCATATTTGAAGGAAAAAGGTGACTTTGTCCTTTGAATAAAAAAATTGAACTTGGGAGGGAGTAGAAGATGAATCGTACGACTCGGCTCAAAGAGCTGATCCGCGCCCGGGAAATCCTGGTCATGCCGGGCGTCTACGACGCGCTGAGCGCAAAGATTGCGGAAAAGTGCGGCGTAAAGGCGGTGCAGGTCACCGGATACGGCCTGGCGGGCAGCAATTTGGGCCTTCCTGACGTGGGGATTATGACCAAGACGCAGATGGTCGATCTGACCCGCAACATCTGCCGCGCCGTCAGCATCCCCGTGATGGCGGACGGGGACACCGGATTCGGCAATGCAATCAACCTCTATTACGCCGTCAGGGACTTTGAAGCGGCCGGCGCTGCGGGCATCAACCTGGAGGACCAGTTTTTCCCCAAGCGCTGCGGCCACATGGGCGGAAAGCAGATCATCCCCTTTGAAGAGGCGGTAAAAAAGATCGAAGCCGCCGCCGCGGCCCGGACGGACCCGGACTTCGTCATCAACGCCCGCACCGACGCCATCGCGGTCGCGGGAGTCGAGGAGGCGATCCGCCGGGGCAACGCCTTTGCCAAGGCAGGCGCCGATCTTGTCTTTGTGGAGGCACCGACAAACCCGGACGATGTGAAGCGGGTGATCGAATCCATTGAGGCGCCGGTGAGCATCAATATGATCTATGCCAAGGGCTCTAAGACGCCCGCCATCTCCATCCGGCAGCTGGAGGAGTGGGGCGCGGCCCGGGTAAGCGTACCCGTCATGCCCCTCTTTGCGGCCGCCCGGGCGCTGGAGCGGGCCTATACCGCAGTTGCCAAGGACGACGTTGAAGCCATGGACGGTGAAATCTTCGCGTTTCAGGAGTTTACAGATCTGGTCGGCCTGCCGGAGATTCAGGAGCTGGAGCGGCTGTTCCTGGATACGGCCGAGCTGGACGCCCGCTATCACCGCTGAGGCTGCAAAGGCGGCAAATGGAGCTAAAATGCTGGCACTATAAACCCATCATAAATCTGCGAATGATGAAAGGAAGCAAGACTATGAAAAAGTACGATCTCCTGATCAAAAACGGCGCTGTCGTCCTTGCCGACAAGGTGGAAGCGTGCACCATTGCGGTAAAGGACGGCAGGATCGCGGCCCTCAGCACCGTCCCCATTGACGACGGCGAGGCGGCGGAGGTGCTGGACGCCAAGGGGCTCACCGTCATGCCCGGCGCTGTGGACTGCCACACCCACCTCGGCATTTACGCGCCGCTGGATGCGGACACGGCAAGCGAAACCAAGGCGGCGCTGACCGGCGGCGTCACCACAATGATGTCGTATTTCCGCACCGGCGCCCACTACATGAACAAAACCGGCCCCTACCATGAGATCTTCAAGGAGGCGCTGGAGCTCACCTCCGGGAATGCCTACTGCGACTACTGCTTCCACCTGGCTCCCATGGACGATCTGCAGGTGGGGGAGATGGAGTGGCTCGTTGAGCAGGGCGTTGTCACCTTCAAGTATTTCATGTTCTATAAGGGCCTGAACCTGGGCGCCAACTCCACGGTTTCCCCCACCATGTCCGACTGCTACGACCTTGGACACCTCTACAACATCATGGCCGAAGCCGCCCGGCTGAACACCCTGCTCAAACATGAGCCAGT
Proteins encoded:
- a CDS encoding 3-isopropylmalate dehydratase small subunit, whose protein sequence is MSKALVYGDSINTDLIIAGKYTKTLDFNDLAAHCMEDLDPDFGRRVEKGDVLVAGSNFGCGSSREQAPIALKYAGVGAVLAKSFARIFYRNAINVGLPVLICDTSSIREGDLVRIDMEEGKVVVNGEQELACQALSPIMQRILESGGLASYLKEKGDFVL
- a CDS encoding isocitrate lyase/PEP mutase family protein, yielding MNRTTRLKELIRAREILVMPGVYDALSAKIAEKCGVKAVQVTGYGLAGSNLGLPDVGIMTKTQMVDLTRNICRAVSIPVMADGDTGFGNAINLYYAVRDFEAAGAAGINLEDQFFPKRCGHMGGKQIIPFEEAVKKIEAAAAARTDPDFVINARTDAIAVAGVEEAIRRGNAFAKAGADLVFVEAPTNPDDVKRVIESIEAPVSINMIYAKGSKTPAISIRQLEEWGAARVSVPVMPLFAAARALERAYTAVAKDDVEAMDGEIFAFQEFTDLVGLPEIQELERLFLDTAELDARYHR